The Chryseobacterium suipulveris genome window below encodes:
- the rbfA gene encoding 30S ribosome-binding factor RbfA, with product MNESNRQRKVAQIIQEDFAELFRKQAAESKQSFLVTVSDAKVTADLSIAKIYLSIFPQEFRNTIMKEIEENKSHYRNFIGQKMAKQVRIIPELQFYLDTSLDDVERIERELKGEGDNPVL from the coding sequence ATGAACGAAAGCAACAGACAAAGAAAAGTCGCACAGATCATACAGGAAGACTTCGCAGAGCTTTTCCGCAAACAGGCGGCAGAAAGTAAGCAAAGTTTTTTGGTGACCGTTTCGGATGCTAAAGTCACAGCAGATTTGAGCATCGCCAAAATCTATCTCAGCATTTTTCCGCAGGAGTTCCGTAACACCATTATGAAGGAAATCGAGGAAAACAAATCCCACTACCGAAACTTCATCGGACAGAAAATGGCGAAACAGGTAAGGATCATTCCCGAACTGCAGTTCTACCTCGACACCTCGCTCGACGATGTGGAAAGAATTGAACGTGAACTGAAAGGCGAAGGCGACAATCCGGTACTTTAA
- the mce gene encoding methylmalonyl-CoA epimerase, whose protein sequence is MKIEHLGIAVKSLGTSDDLFAKLLGKNSYKQESVEREGVTTSFYEVGESKIELLEATNPESPIAKFIDKKGEGIHHIAFGVEDIYEEIERLKNSGFIFISEEPKDGADNKLVVFLHPKSTNGVLVEICQEKPR, encoded by the coding sequence ATGAAAATTGAGCACCTTGGTATTGCCGTAAAATCCTTAGGAACGTCGGATGATTTATTTGCCAAACTTTTAGGAAAGAACAGCTACAAGCAGGAATCCGTGGAAAGAGAAGGTGTTACTACTTCTTTTTACGAAGTGGGTGAAAGCAAAATTGAGCTTTTGGAAGCCACCAATCCGGAAAGCCCGATTGCTAAGTTTATCGATAAAAAGGGGGAGGGAATTCACCATATCGCGTTCGGCGTAGAGGATATTTACGAGGAAATTGAGAGGTTAAAGAACTCCGGATTCATATTTATTTCCGAGGAACCGAAAGACGGTGCCGACAATAAGCTTGTAGTTTTTCTTCATCCAAAATCTACCAACGGTGTGCTGGTAGAAATCTGCCAAGAAAAACCCAGATAA